One window from the genome of Yarrowia lipolytica chromosome 1B, complete sequence encodes:
- a CDS encoding uncharacterized protein (Compare to YALI0B00462g, similar to uniprot|Q9UHK6 Homo sapiens Alpha- methylacyl- CoA racemase (EC 5.1.99.4) (2-methylacyl-CoA racemase)), producing MIYARAVLRLVRARPPLHNHTYSTMTFEQDDKPKLGKPLSNIKVIEFAGLAPGPLAGQLLADYGAQVVRIDAPNKPSIDRLCKDKRSIALNLKDKEQWAVARDLIKNADVVIDPYRPGVLEKLGLGPSVFLNAHKGLNKRLIFARLTGYGQKTDKSHWAGHDLGYLAESGILDTIGPPGQAPVFPANILGDFASLSLPAFAAISLALYEREMKEKRGSSVPGRELDVNIVQAVQYLGLFVSHGRYPDGEGGIALFENERGTNTLDGGSPYYQMYETADKGEYLAVAPIEEQFYSQFVEMVGLDLDKLPNRFDTDNWAELKQIFAEAIKKKGVQHWRDQCDKYPNSSCAVMNKLAKPEDVKDQIVTWTSKSSDKYENKGFAGKVLEANQDAESVIRSFLGKGYWNKVKAKL from the coding sequence ATGATCTACGCAAGGGCCGTTTTAAGACTTGTCAGAGCCAGACCTCCactccacaaccacacctACTCCACCATGACCTTTGAACAAGACGACAAACCAAAGCTGGGCAAGCCGCTGAGCAACATCAAGGTGATTGAATTTGCCGGGCTGGCTCCGGGTCCGCTGGCCGGACAGCTTCTGGCCGACTATGGAGCCCAGGTGGTGAGAATCGACGCTCCCAACAAACCGTCGATTGACAGACTGTGCAAGGACAAGCGCTCTATTGCGCTGAATCtgaaggacaaggagcaATGGGCGGTGGCCCGAGACCTCATCAAGAACGCCGACGTGGTCATTGACCCCTACCGCCCTGGAGttttggagaagctggGGCTGGGCCCCTCGGTCTTTTTGAACGCCCACAAGGGACTCAACAAACGGCTCATTTTCGCCAGGCTCACTGGATACGGCCAGAAAACAGACAAGTCGCACTGGGCAGGCCACGATCTCGGATATCTGGCAGAATCGGGCATTCTCGACACCATCGGACCTCCCGGCCAGGCCCCCGTCTTCCCAGCCAACATTCTCGGCGACTTTGcgtctctgtctcttccGGCCTTTGCTGCTATCTCTCTGGCGTTGTACGAGCGAGAAATGAAGGAGAAACGGGGCAGCTCCGTGCCCGGCCGAGAACTGGACGTGAACATTGTCCAGGCGGTCCAGTATCTCGGGCTGTTCGTATCCCACGGCAGATACCCTGACGGGGAAGGCGGCATTGCGCTGTTTGAAAACGAGCGAGGAACCAACACTCTTGACGGAGGCTCGCCTTACTACCAAATGTATGAGACCGCCGACAAGGGCGAGTACCTGGCGGTGGCGCCCATCGAGGAGCAGTTCTACTCGCAGTTTGTCGAAATGGTCggtctggatctcgacAAGCTTCCCAACCGATTTGACACCGACAACTGGGCGGAGCTGAAACAGATTTTCGCCGAGGctatcaagaagaagggcgtTCAGCACTGGAGAGACCAGTGTGACAAGTACCCCAACTCGTCGTGTGCGGTGATGaacaagctggccaagccGGAGGATGTCAAGGACCAGATTGTCACGTGGACTAGCAAGTCGAGcgacaagtacgagaacaAGGGCTTTGCAGgcaaggtgctggaggcgAATCAGGATGCGGAGAGCGTCATCCGATCGTTCTTGGGTAAAGGGTACTGGAATAAGGTCAAGGCAAAGCTCTAG